The following are encoded in a window of Methylicorpusculum oleiharenae genomic DNA:
- a CDS encoding alpha-amylase family glycosyl hydrolase: MYEQVSHSLLNAILDDLKPEIRRQDLRHFYTRLGANFYAIYSLFFKLYGHRDDFKQQMLKLVETMAKGYIDRSAELEQIDIQREKDHNWFLSQKWVGKALYTTGFAENLADLADKTGYFQELGINMVHIMPILMCPSGKSDGGYAVSDFRQIDDRIGGLDDIRRVAEEFRKRDILLVLDIVLNHTSDEHEWARKAINGERRYQDYYYIFENREIPDMFEQAMPEIFPESDPGNFTWNADMQKWVMTVFHHYQWDLNYSNPEVFIEMLDIILFWANQGVDVLRLDAVAFLWKQIGSSCQNERNAHLILQLMKDCCQVTAPGVLFIAEAIVAPVEVIKYFGEDAIIAKECEIAYNATLMALLWDGIATKNTKLLYQGVKNLPAKLERATWLNYVRCHDDIGFGFDDYDVRAAGYEPFAHRKFLIDYFSGQFEESTARGMVFMRNEATGDARICGSLASLAGLESAMEKDDPELILMAINKILLLHSLIMSFGGIPLLYNGDAIGVVNDYSYQDDTSKSSDNRWIHRPKINWERAELRKKQGTVEYTLFNALKKMIAIRKETSAFADFNNRELLDVKNEHLLCFIRFNHERPSERVLVVANFDANPQYLDLDVISTKGINAYAQFIDLYSGNKPAQFDRRIVLQAHQFYWLSEL; this comes from the coding sequence ATGTACGAACAGGTTTCCCACTCGCTATTGAATGCCATTCTGGACGATTTAAAACCCGAAATCAGACGACAGGATTTACGGCACTTTTATACCCGTTTGGGGGCTAACTTTTACGCTATTTATTCGCTGTTTTTTAAACTCTATGGGCACCGTGACGATTTTAAACAGCAGATGCTTAAACTGGTTGAGACGATGGCTAAGGGTTATATCGATCGTTCTGCCGAGCTCGAACAGATCGACATACAGCGTGAAAAGGATCATAACTGGTTTTTGTCTCAGAAATGGGTTGGCAAGGCTCTTTATACCACCGGTTTTGCTGAAAATTTGGCTGATTTGGCGGATAAAACGGGATATTTTCAAGAGCTGGGTATCAATATGGTTCATATCATGCCTATTTTGATGTGCCCATCCGGCAAAAGTGACGGAGGATATGCGGTCAGCGATTTCAGACAGATAGATGACAGGATAGGGGGGCTTGACGATATTCGCCGGGTCGCTGAAGAATTCAGGAAACGCGACATTCTGCTGGTTCTGGATATCGTGCTTAACCATACTTCGGATGAGCACGAATGGGCTAGAAAGGCTATAAATGGGGAGCGGCGTTATCAAGATTACTATTATATTTTCGAAAACCGGGAGATTCCCGATATGTTCGAACAGGCTATGCCGGAAATTTTTCCGGAAAGCGATCCGGGCAATTTTACCTGGAATGCGGACATGCAAAAATGGGTAATGACTGTTTTCCATCATTACCAATGGGATTTAAATTACAGTAATCCAGAAGTATTCATTGAAATGCTGGATATCATTCTGTTTTGGGCAAATCAGGGTGTGGATGTGCTGCGTCTTGACGCAGTTGCTTTTTTGTGGAAACAAATCGGCTCCTCTTGCCAAAACGAGCGTAACGCCCACCTGATATTGCAATTGATGAAAGATTGCTGTCAGGTTACCGCTCCGGGTGTTTTGTTTATTGCCGAAGCTATTGTTGCACCGGTTGAAGTGATCAAGTATTTCGGAGAAGACGCAATTATCGCTAAGGAATGCGAAATTGCTTACAACGCTACTTTGATGGCCTTGTTATGGGACGGTATTGCCACCAAAAATACAAAATTGCTATACCAAGGCGTGAAAAATTTGCCCGCTAAGCTGGAACGAGCGACTTGGCTCAATTATGTGCGCTGTCATGATGATATTGGTTTCGGGTTTGATGATTACGATGTCAGGGCCGCAGGTTATGAGCCATTTGCACACAGGAAATTTCTGATTGATTACTTCAGTGGACAATTTGAAGAATCGACTGCCCGGGGTATGGTGTTCATGCGTAATGAAGCAACGGGTGATGCGCGTATTTGCGGTTCATTAGCCTCTTTGGCTGGGCTGGAGTCGGCAATGGAAAAAGATGATCCTGAGCTGATATTGATGGCCATTAATAAAATCCTCTTATTACACAGTCTGATTATGTCTTTCGGCGGAATTCCGCTACTTTATAATGGCGATGCGATCGGCGTAGTCAATGATTACAGCTATCAGGACGATACCAGTAAAAGTTCAGACAATCGATGGATACACCGCCCTAAAATCAATTGGGAAAGAGCCGAATTACGAAAAAAACAAGGCACAGTTGAATACACCTTGTTTAATGCGTTGAAAAAAATGATCGCCATACGCAAAGAAACATCGGCATTTGCCGATTTTAATAACCGCGAATTGCTAGACGTTAAAAATGAGCATTTGCTCTGCTTCATCCGTTTCAATCATGAGCGTCCGTCAGAACGTGTCCTGGTTGTTGCTAATTTCGATGCCAATCCCCAGTATCTTGATTTGGATGTTATCAGTACCAAAGGCATCAACGCTTATGCTCAATTTATCGATTTGTACAGTGGTAATAAACCGGCACAGTTTGATCGCAGGATAGTCCTGCAGGCTCATCAATTTTACTGGTTGAGTGAGTTGTAA
- a CDS encoding carbohydrate kinase family protein, which yields MNNNKPLHIFGEVLFDHFPDGSRVLGGAPFNVAWHLQAFGLSPRFISRIGDDPSGQEVAALMDFWGMHKEALQRDPEHPTGSVRVSIDNGEPHYEIIPDCAYDFIDSQLLDEKTTQGILYHGSLALRNLPSYRALQTTKARHQGKIFVDVNLRVPWWDRDLVLSLLHDADWVKLNEAELAELCSEESSLENAMRACCAQFNLDMLVVTRGPKGAVACDRRQDFVSVEPPKSMPVVDTVGAGDAFAAVLLMGLSKQWSMDLMLDRAQAFASNLVGRRGATVTDSTFYSVFNEQWH from the coding sequence ATGAACAATAACAAACCTCTGCATATTTTCGGTGAAGTGCTGTTTGATCATTTTCCTGACGGCAGTCGGGTTCTGGGTGGTGCACCGTTTAATGTTGCCTGGCATTTGCAGGCGTTTGGACTGTCGCCCCGATTCATTAGCCGCATCGGTGATGATCCTTCCGGACAGGAAGTTGCTGCCTTAATGGACTTTTGGGGTATGCATAAAGAGGCATTACAACGGGATCCTGAACATCCAACCGGCAGTGTCCGTGTGTCCATCGACAATGGCGAGCCGCATTACGAAATCATACCCGATTGCGCTTACGATTTTATCGATAGCCAGTTGCTGGATGAAAAAACAACCCAAGGCATCTTATATCACGGTTCGCTGGCGCTCAGAAACCTGCCTTCATATAGGGCGCTGCAAACCACCAAAGCGAGGCATCAAGGTAAAATATTTGTCGATGTCAACCTGCGGGTACCTTGGTGGGATAGGGACTTGGTGTTGTCGTTGCTTCATGATGCGGATTGGGTCAAACTCAATGAAGCGGAACTGGCCGAGTTATGCTCGGAAGAATCAAGTTTGGAAAATGCCATGCGGGCATGTTGCGCTCAGTTCAATCTGGATATGCTGGTCGTAACCCGGGGTCCAAAGGGGGCCGTCGCTTGCGACAGGCGGCAAGATTTTGTCTCAGTGGAACCGCCGAAAAGCATGCCGGTTGTCGACACGGTAGGTGCGGGCGATGCATTCGCGGCCGTATTGCTGATGGGACTGAGCAAACAATGGTCGATGGATCTTATGCTGGATCGAGCTCAAGCCTTTGCAAGCAATTTGGTAGGCAGGCGCGGGGCAACCGTCACTGACAGCACTTTTTATAGTGTATTTAATGAACAATGGCATTAA
- a CDS encoding HAD-IIB family hydrolase — protein sequence MSKHILICTDLDRTLLPNGKQPESPGARAAFARLVSRLEVSLAFVSGRHRQLVEEAISQYQIPIPDWVIGDVGTTIYQLKDNKWLPWPEWEQEISLDWQGLTAHDLRPFFREFKALTLQEESKQNRYKLSYYLPLETKVRPLQHAMLLRLSLANIRASLIYSVDEETSTGLLDVLPERATKLHAVEFLMRNKDFDISNTVFAGDSGNDLPVLTSAIQSVLVANAGLDVVEQAQYQSLQEGSESALYLAQGGFMGMNGNYSAGILEGVAHYHPETRHWMEQDDEQ from the coding sequence ATGTCCAAACATATCTTGATTTGTACTGACCTTGATCGCACATTGCTCCCAAATGGAAAACAACCTGAATCACCCGGAGCTAGAGCCGCATTTGCTCGACTGGTTTCGCGTCTGGAGGTCTCCCTGGCTTTTGTCAGTGGCCGGCACAGGCAGCTGGTTGAAGAGGCTATTAGCCAATATCAAATACCCATTCCCGATTGGGTGATCGGTGATGTCGGCACGACAATATATCAACTAAAAGACAATAAATGGCTGCCTTGGCCGGAATGGGAACAAGAAATCTCTTTAGACTGGCAGGGGTTGACGGCACATGATTTGAGGCCTTTTTTTAGAGAATTTAAGGCCTTGACTTTACAGGAAGAAAGTAAACAAAACCGTTATAAGCTTAGCTATTATCTGCCGTTAGAAACAAAAGTCCGGCCACTTCAACATGCTATGTTGTTGCGGCTTAGTTTGGCAAATATTCGCGCAAGCCTGATTTACAGCGTCGATGAAGAGACGTCAACGGGTCTGCTGGATGTGTTGCCGGAACGCGCGACTAAACTTCATGCCGTAGAATTTTTAATGCGGAATAAGGACTTTGATATTTCAAATACCGTTTTTGCCGGCGACAGCGGAAATGATTTACCGGTGCTTACCAGTGCGATTCAGTCCGTATTGGTCGCCAATGCCGGCCTCGATGTCGTCGAACAAGCTCAATATCAATCTTTGCAGGAAGGTTCGGAATCGGCTTTATATCTGGCGCAAGGCGGTTTTATGGGTATGAACGGCAATTACAGTGCTGGCATACTTGAGGGCGTTGCCCATTATCACCCTGAGACCCGGCATTGGATGGAGCAAGACGATGAACAATAA
- a CDS encoding HAD-IIB family hydrolase has product MSENTNAKPLYILLISVHGLIRSRDLELGRDADTGGQTKYVIELAKSLARQVNVKRVDLVTRRIIDCEVAPDYALATEPLAENAQIIRIDAGPEAYIRKEELWDHLDSFADNLLTWLHHQSEMPDILHSHYADAGYVGIRLSHWTGLPLIHTGHSLGRDKCHRLLAMGLTMEDIEKRYHLLRRIEAEEDTLTNADLVITSTRNEIEEQYELYDCYTPDKMAIIPPGTDLEQFHPPLHRCEDIAFAKVLEMFLNEPDKPMILALSRPDERKNIVGLLEAYGQSPRLQAMANLVIVAGNREDIRELSEGPQGVLTELLLVVDYYNLYGRVALPKHHSADDVADIYRLAALSRGIFVNPALTEPFGLTLLEAAATGLPLVATENGGPVDIIGNCHNGLLVDPLDKAAMAEALLTLLEDTKLWSEFSGNGLQNVARYYSWDAHAQAYLRKISMLPHREHLHKTPLVAKTGRYRKQAIFTAIDNTLLGDSEGLEHFVKLIREKRKTFLFGIASGRRLDSVLAILKKHRIPMPDILITSLGTEIYYAPQLIADIAWTYHIDHLWMPQVLRRIIGGLPGLTPQPKSELSRFKLSYYYDSTIAPPMEEILTLLRQQEFTVNPTLSFGQFLDIVPARASKGQALRYVARQWNIPLERILVTGGSGGDEDMLRGNTLGVVVANRHREELSILSDTEQVYFAEQSHAKGILEAIEHYDFFNL; this is encoded by the coding sequence ATGAGCGAAAATACGAATGCCAAGCCACTTTATATTTTATTAATAAGTGTCCACGGCTTGATTCGCAGTCGCGACTTGGAATTAGGCCGCGATGCCGATACCGGTGGCCAAACCAAATATGTGATTGAGTTGGCGAAATCACTGGCAAGACAGGTCAATGTCAAGCGTGTGGATTTGGTAACGCGTCGGATAATTGATTGCGAAGTAGCTCCCGATTATGCCCTAGCTACGGAGCCGTTAGCTGAAAATGCACAAATAATTCGAATCGATGCGGGCCCGGAAGCTTATATTCGCAAAGAGGAACTGTGGGATCATCTGGATAGTTTTGCCGACAATTTGTTAACCTGGCTTCACCATCAGTCCGAAATGCCCGATATTCTGCATAGCCATTATGCCGATGCTGGTTATGTGGGTATCCGTCTTTCGCATTGGACCGGTTTACCGTTGATTCATACGGGTCATTCTTTGGGGCGAGATAAATGCCATAGGTTGTTAGCTATGGGATTGACTATGGAGGATATAGAGAAGCGCTATCATTTGCTGCGCCGCATCGAGGCTGAGGAGGACACATTAACCAACGCTGACTTGGTGATTACCAGTACCCGCAATGAAATTGAAGAGCAATACGAACTTTACGATTGCTACACACCGGACAAGATGGCGATTATTCCGCCAGGAACCGATCTGGAACAGTTTCATCCCCCCCTTCATCGGTGTGAAGACATTGCCTTTGCAAAAGTTCTCGAGATGTTTCTGAATGAACCGGATAAGCCCATGATTTTGGCGTTATCCCGCCCTGATGAAAGGAAAAATATCGTAGGTCTATTGGAAGCTTATGGTCAATCGCCCCGTTTGCAGGCGATGGCTAATCTGGTCATTGTCGCGGGCAATCGTGAAGATATCAGGGAGTTGAGCGAGGGTCCGCAAGGGGTTTTAACGGAGTTGTTACTCGTTGTCGATTATTACAATCTTTACGGGCGCGTTGCGCTGCCGAAACATCACTCAGCTGACGACGTTGCCGATATTTATCGTCTTGCCGCGTTGTCCCGCGGCATTTTCGTTAATCCGGCATTAACCGAACCATTCGGTTTGACGCTGCTGGAAGCGGCCGCAACAGGTCTGCCTCTGGTTGCCACAGAAAACGGCGGTCCGGTAGATATTATTGGCAATTGTCATAACGGCCTGCTGGTTGACCCGCTTGATAAAGCGGCGATGGCTGAAGCATTGTTGACTCTTCTCGAAGATACAAAACTGTGGTCGGAGTTTTCCGGAAATGGCTTGCAAAATGTTGCCCGCTATTATTCATGGGATGCTCATGCACAAGCCTATTTGCGGAAAATTTCGATGTTACCGCACCGTGAACATCTTCACAAAACGCCTCTTGTCGCCAAAACTGGCCGCTACCGCAAGCAAGCCATTTTTACCGCTATCGATAACACTTTGTTAGGCGACTCTGAAGGTTTGGAGCATTTTGTAAAACTTATACGCGAAAAACGTAAAACATTTCTATTCGGTATTGCAAGCGGAAGGCGGCTGGATTCGGTATTGGCCATTTTAAAAAAGCACCGAATTCCGATGCCGGATATTTTAATTACAAGTCTCGGAACTGAAATCTATTATGCTCCCCAGCTGATTGCGGATATTGCCTGGACTTACCATATCGATCATTTGTGGATGCCGCAGGTTTTAAGGCGCATCATCGGAGGCTTGCCCGGTCTGACTCCGCAACCCAAAAGCGAATTAAGCCGTTTTAAACTTTCCTATTATTACGACAGTACTATCGCACCGCCGATGGAAGAGATTTTAACGCTATTGCGGCAGCAGGAATTTACGGTCAATCCGACACTCTCTTTTGGACAGTTTTTAGATATCGTTCCAGCCAGAGCCTCGAAAGGGCAGGCCTTAAGATATGTTGCCAGGCAATGGAATATTCCTCTGGAACGTATCTTAGTTACGGGGGGATCAGGCGGCGACGAAGATATGCTGCGAGGAAACACGTTAGGGGTTGTTGTTGCCAATCGGCACCGTGAAGAATTATCGATACTGAGCGATACGGAGCAGGTTTATTTCGCTGAACAATCGCATGCGAAGGGCATATTGGAAGCTATAGAACATTACGATTTTTTCAATCTTTAG
- a CDS encoding bifunctional metallophosphatase/5'-nucleotidase: MNFWKVARHVSLISVLLWTASCSELTPLDDSADLAPVQREAHFSILQINDSYKIEGLQNGSVGGFARLRTLRKQLEDAGKQILMLHGGDFLFPSVMSKYLKGDGMVKVLNLMDGNESAFDDRMIAVFGNHEFDDPDPGVLLGRIAQSDFAWVSANVRYRSSESSSGSPLSERLTNAHDVLIKNINGVKVGLFGITLDSQQPPYVSFDYDLEIRRKVISKAIANLKAKGAAVIIALTHQNLDQDQWLAHEFPEINLIIGGHEHFYIEKQAGKTWITKADADIQSAVLHDVRVLSDGSVETRHRKIDVSSKLEKDARVDAEVGKQLERLAEEFSKENKDLNQVLGYTRYLLEGVEPAVRGRETALGNFLTDVIREHMKTDIAFTNGGGIRINDNIPPGPITVYDMEGLFYYDNGLVSFELTGAQIMDVLKNSVSKSHLGDGRFLQVAGLRFKYHAMESNGVYTYSITPADVEVKLRGNAAYQPLDINKNYRVASNDFIWEKGFIDGYTLFSKGAGKSSPTRLDKGTAASFRKTVEEAISKLPDRTIRHQIEGRIIREAQ, from the coding sequence ATGAACTTTTGGAAGGTGGCCAGGCATGTTTCGCTAATCAGCGTCTTGTTGTGGACGGCAAGTTGTTCGGAATTAACACCGCTAGATGACAGTGCTGATCTCGCTCCGGTTCAACGCGAAGCGCATTTTTCAATTTTGCAGATTAATGATTCCTATAAGATCGAGGGTCTGCAAAACGGCAGTGTCGGTGGTTTTGCTCGTTTGCGCACGCTTCGCAAGCAGCTTGAAGATGCCGGTAAACAGATATTGATGCTGCACGGCGGCGATTTTCTGTTTCCATCGGTCATGAGCAAGTATTTAAAAGGCGATGGCATGGTTAAAGTTTTAAACCTGATGGATGGCAATGAATCGGCTTTCGATGACCGTATGATAGCTGTGTTCGGCAACCATGAATTTGACGATCCTGATCCGGGCGTGTTGCTAGGACGCATTGCACAGTCTGATTTTGCCTGGGTATCTGCCAATGTCAGGTACCGTTCTTCCGAGAGTTCATCGGGCTCACCCCTCTCTGAACGGTTAACCAATGCTCATGATGTACTGATCAAGAATATCAACGGCGTGAAGGTAGGTCTGTTCGGCATCACGCTGGACAGCCAACAACCGCCTTATGTCAGTTTCGATTACGATCTGGAAATTCGCCGAAAAGTGATCAGCAAAGCGATAGCCAATTTGAAGGCAAAAGGTGCCGCGGTGATCATCGCGCTGACGCATCAGAATCTCGATCAGGATCAATGGCTGGCGCATGAGTTTCCTGAGATAAACCTGATAATTGGCGGCCATGAGCATTTCTATATCGAGAAACAAGCCGGTAAAACCTGGATTACCAAGGCCGATGCAGACATTCAGAGCGCCGTGCTGCATGATGTCCGTGTTTTGTCGGATGGCAGCGTCGAAACCCGTCACCGGAAAATCGACGTGAGCAGTAAGCTAGAAAAAGATGCTCGGGTCGATGCCGAAGTGGGCAAACAATTGGAACGGCTGGCGGAAGAATTCAGCAAAGAGAACAAGGATCTGAACCAGGTATTAGGCTATACCCGCTATCTGCTCGAAGGCGTTGAACCGGCAGTGCGAGGCCGGGAAACGGCACTGGGAAATTTTCTGACCGATGTGATCCGCGAGCACATGAAAACCGACATTGCGTTTACCAACGGCGGTGGCATTCGCATCAACGACAACATTCCGCCCGGTCCGATTACGGTTTATGACATGGAAGGGCTTTTTTATTACGACAATGGACTGGTCAGTTTCGAACTTACCGGCGCGCAAATAATGGATGTACTGAAAAACTCGGTGTCAAAATCACATCTGGGTGACGGACGTTTTCTTCAGGTAGCCGGGCTTCGGTTCAAGTATCATGCGATGGAATCGAACGGCGTTTATACTTATTCCATAACTCCTGCCGATGTTGAGGTCAAATTGCGAGGTAACGCTGCCTATCAACCGCTGGATATTAATAAAAATTACCGGGTTGCCAGCAACGATTTCATTTGGGAAAAAGGTTTCATCGATGGCTATACCCTCTTTTCCAAAGGGGCAGGAAAATCCAGTCCCACACGTCTGGATAAAGGAACTGCCGCAAGTTTCCGTAAAACCGTCGAGGAAGCGATCAGCAAGTTGCCTGATAGGACAATAAGGCATCAAATAGAAGGCAGAATCATCCGGGAAGCACAGTAA
- a CDS encoding 2'-5' RNA ligase family protein produces MAVTNAEHHCFDGLHTLPNVRRDFPEWHLGRSHFAFWAIDVDYPDVGQKVNAAKQHLAEFLLDDYNRQPHITLSLCGFPSNNPRHSDDFGAKSLDSQIAWMRQACLKPFEIKIGALSSFSSAPFLHVHERTNSIATLHNCLASSAQAYFSSAYTPHVTVGLYAGTWPRDHVISRIKVFPQSCATACLIQRISLMTYAAAEIGGPLKTIADYHLEHAEIEWHEPFPFN; encoded by the coding sequence ATGGCTGTGACCAATGCTGAACATCACTGTTTCGATGGCCTTCATACCCTACCCAATGTACGCAGGGATTTTCCGGAATGGCATTTAGGAAGATCGCATTTTGCCTTCTGGGCAATCGACGTTGATTACCCTGATGTAGGTCAAAAGGTCAATGCCGCAAAGCAACATCTGGCCGAATTTCTGCTGGATGACTATAACCGCCAACCGCATATCACTTTAAGCCTCTGCGGATTTCCAAGCAACAATCCCAGGCACTCTGACGACTTCGGAGCCAAGTCCTTAGATTCCCAAATAGCATGGATGCGTCAGGCCTGTCTGAAGCCTTTTGAAATCAAAATTGGCGCATTGTCGAGCTTTTCTTCCGCCCCTTTTTTGCATGTTCATGAGAGGACAAACAGCATTGCTACTTTGCATAACTGCCTGGCTTCCTCGGCGCAGGCCTATTTCAGTTCAGCTTATACACCTCATGTGACGGTTGGACTTTATGCTGGAACTTGGCCCAGAGATCACGTTATCTCGCGTATTAAAGTATTTCCACAAAGCTGCGCAACTGCTTGCTTGATACAACGAATCAGCCTAATGACTTATGCCGCAGCTGAAATTGGCGGCCCTTTAAAAACCATCGCCGATTACCATTTGGAACACGCCGAAATTGAATGGCACGAACCCTTTCCGTTTAATTGA
- the ygfZ gene encoding CAF17-like 4Fe-4S cluster assembly/insertion protein YgfZ, whose translation MIHNFPNRLSHLGILTLTGKDAGRFIQGQVTCNINDITEEKASLGALCNVKGRVISTFIVVKYDESYKLILPETLLDDVKITLQRYVLRSDVKLIDSSETDCLVGLMLNQEAPELNLPEPDFGIFLTPVYGLKLPSPKPRFLVILSAEQSLDSLASITGSDKPFKPATSEEWQLLDLNAGIPWLDKTTSEEFIPQMLNLDKLGGISFNKGCYTGQEIVARTHFLGKAKRELYLAEANCETAPLPNTEISDSKGETVGKVLQAFYNGKNCSLQVVLPTTESTNDALQVKSARLQLRNYL comes from the coding sequence ATGATACATAATTTCCCAAACCGCTTATCTCATCTTGGCATTCTGACCTTAACAGGAAAGGATGCAGGTCGTTTTATACAAGGCCAGGTTACTTGCAACATCAATGACATTACGGAAGAAAAAGCCAGCCTGGGTGCCTTATGCAACGTCAAAGGTCGAGTAATCTCGACGTTTATTGTCGTCAAATACGATGAATCCTACAAATTGATTCTTCCCGAAACCTTGCTGGATGATGTAAAAATAACATTGCAACGCTATGTACTGAGATCAGATGTCAAACTGATTGATTCAAGTGAAACTGACTGTTTAGTTGGTTTGATGCTGAATCAGGAGGCCCCGGAATTAAATTTGCCGGAGCCGGATTTCGGAATTTTTCTAACGCCTGTCTACGGACTTAAACTGCCATCACCCAAACCCCGTTTTCTGGTTATTCTGAGTGCAGAACAAAGCTTGGATTCGCTGGCATCGATAACCGGTTCAGACAAACCTTTTAAACCGGCTACGAGTGAGGAATGGCAACTGCTGGATTTGAATGCCGGTATTCCCTGGCTGGACAAAACCACCTCTGAAGAATTTATTCCTCAAATGCTGAATCTGGACAAACTGGGCGGAATCAGCTTTAACAAAGGATGCTATACAGGCCAGGAAATTGTTGCACGGACTCACTTTCTTGGCAAAGCCAAACGCGAACTTTATCTGGCCGAGGCTAATTGTGAAACAGCCCCCTTACCCAACACTGAAATTTCTGACAGTAAAGGCGAAACGGTAGGAAAAGTTCTACAAGCTTTTTATAACGGCAAAAATTGTAGCCTTCAAGTCGTATTACCCACGACAGAAAGCACCAATGATGCCCTGCAAGTAAAATCGGCCAGGTTGCAACTTAGAAATTATTTATAG
- a CDS encoding HDOD domain-containing protein codes for MQFKSVQDFLEHVQQELNANRLILPTLPDIAIKVRDTVNKGEATAHDLANMIVTDAALSARLIQVANSPLYRGSNEIKNIQTAVTRLGNKTLKSLITSLVMQQMFNPTSNNLKQYFRETWEQSVNVSAISRALAAFVPHLNPDEAMLAGLIHQIGKLPILMLVEKMPEFSDSPSRLSKLLEKAHPAIGKIIMQNWTFPEELKAVPYQYINFSYDSGPKADYVDLVQVAFLQSIAGTDHPATRVDWSTVPAFGKLGIAPDSEILEIEGVSEEIELAQMLLN; via the coding sequence ATGCAATTTAAATCCGTTCAAGATTTTCTAGAGCATGTTCAGCAGGAACTGAATGCAAACCGCCTTATTTTGCCGACCCTGCCGGATATTGCTATAAAGGTCAGAGACACTGTTAATAAGGGTGAAGCAACTGCCCACGATCTGGCAAACATGATTGTGACCGACGCAGCCTTGTCAGCCCGGCTTATTCAGGTTGCAAACAGCCCTTTATACCGGGGCTCCAATGAAATTAAGAATATTCAGACGGCAGTTACCCGACTGGGAAATAAAACGCTTAAATCGTTGATAACCAGCTTGGTTATGCAGCAAATGTTTAATCCCACGTCAAATAACTTGAAACAATATTTCAGGGAAACCTGGGAGCAAAGTGTTAATGTATCCGCTATCAGCCGGGCACTTGCCGCCTTTGTACCTCATCTTAACCCTGATGAAGCAATGCTGGCAGGGTTGATTCATCAAATCGGCAAACTGCCTATTTTAATGCTGGTTGAAAAAATGCCCGAGTTCAGTGACAGTCCGTCACGGCTCTCAAAACTATTGGAAAAAGCGCATCCTGCGATTGGAAAAATCATTATGCAAAACTGGACTTTTCCGGAAGAGCTGAAAGCGGTGCCCTACCAATACATCAATTTTTCTTACGATTCGGGGCCTAAAGCCGATTATGTCGACCTTGTCCAGGTTGCATTTTTGCAAAGCATTGCAGGAACAGATCACCCGGCCACCCGGGTCGACTGGTCAACAGTACCGGCATTTGGCAAGTTGGGTATTGCCCCTGACTCTGAGATTTTGGAAATTGAGGGTGTTTCTGAAGAAATTGAATTAGCACAAATGCTCCTTAATTAA